The following proteins come from a genomic window of bacterium:
- a CDS encoding (2Fe-2S)-binding protein, which translates to MIQEDRRSGADEMPAQTVAIDAQINGRRVRAAVPTHRTLLDFLREDLALTAAKRACDVQVCGACTVLVDGLPVSACTYLAFEINGRSVETCEGLAQQGALHPIQQAFVDAGALQCGYCTPGMIMITKALLADHPRPSVDEIKEYLHGNICRCTGYKKILDAVLAAAEAE; encoded by the coding sequence ATGATCCAGGAGGACCGCCGATCCGGCGCGGACGAGATGCCCGCGCAGACCGTGGCCATCGACGCCCAGATCAACGGCCGCCGCGTCCGCGCGGCGGTCCCCACGCACCGGACGCTGCTTGACTTTCTCCGCGAGGACCTGGCGCTGACGGCCGCCAAGCGGGCGTGCGACGTCCAGGTGTGCGGGGCGTGTACGGTCCTGGTCGACGGCCTGCCCGTCAGCGCCTGCACCTACCTGGCGTTCGAGATCAACGGCAGGTCGGTCGAGACGTGCGAAGGCTTGGCGCAGCAGGGAGCGCTGCACCCCATCCAACAGGCCTTCGTGGACGCCGGCGCGCTGCAGTGCGGGTACTGCACGCCCGGGATGATCATGATCACCAAGGCGCTGCTCGCGGACCATCCGCGGCCGTCCGTCGACGAGATCAAGGAGTACCTGCACGGCAACATCTGCCGCTGTACCGGCTACAAGAAGATCCTCGACGCCGTGCTGGCGGCGGCCGAGGCGGAATAA
- a CDS encoding alpha/beta hydrolase: MSTISVNGTTLYYDAAGHGLPIVFIHGMCGNADVWADQVARLSPRFRCVTYDRRGHTRSALGHIAARTVELHADDTAALIQGLALAPCLLVGSSGGARVGLDVVRRYPELLRGAVLSEPPVLALDPEGAKAFMNEIKPNIERAVAAGGAAAAVDAFFEVVCPGLWRTLPEAARDRYRANQIELFGDLQMPPYKVSREDLARIQCPCLVVSGSESHPALRRVAQIVTDAIPGCRSVELTGSGHVTYYERPAEFAAAVRAFADR, from the coding sequence ATGTCCACGATTTCCGTAAACGGGACGACCCTTTATTACGACGCGGCGGGGCACGGCCTCCCCATCGTCTTCATTCATGGGATGTGCGGGAATGCCGATGTCTGGGCCGATCAGGTGGCCCGCCTCTCGCCGCGTTTTCGCTGCGTCACTTACGATCGGCGCGGACATACACGGAGCGCGCTCGGCCACATCGCCGCGCGGACGGTCGAGCTGCACGCCGACGATACGGCCGCGCTGATCCAAGGATTAGCCCTGGCGCCGTGCCTCCTCGTCGGCTCGAGCGGCGGTGCCCGGGTTGGCCTCGATGTCGTGCGCCGGTATCCGGAATTGCTCCGCGGCGCGGTGCTCTCCGAGCCCCCGGTTCTGGCACTGGATCCCGAGGGCGCCAAGGCGTTCATGAACGAGATCAAGCCGAACATCGAGCGCGCCGTCGCCGCGGGAGGCGCCGCGGCCGCCGTTGACGCGTTCTTCGAGGTCGTGTGCCCGGGCCTTTGGCGTACGCTACCGGAGGCGGCTCGCGACCGCTACCGCGCCAATCAGATCGAGCTGTTCGGCGACCTTCAGATGCCTCCATATAAAGTCTCCAGGGAGGACCTGGCCCGTATTCAGTGCCCGTGCCTCGTCGTCAGCGGGAGTGAAAGTCATCCGGCGCTTCGGCGGGTTGCGCAGATCGTCACCGACGCCATCCCCGGCTGCCGCTCGGTCGAGCTCACCGGGTCGGGGCACGTCACCTACTACGAACGCCCCGCCGAGTTCGCGGCCGCGGTGCGGGCATTTGCCGATCGTTGA
- a CDS encoding thiol-disulfide oxidoreductase DCC family protein has translation MSASPQPGAVILFDGVCNLCNAWVNFVIDHDRSETFSFGAQQSAGGRAVLDTLRWTGRDLAGIILVADGRAYTDSTAILEIYRRLGSPWRYFALLRIIPRPVRDAVYHWVARHRYKWFGKSETCRVPTPQLRRRFLA, from the coding sequence ATGAGCGCGTCACCCCAGCCCGGCGCGGTGATCCTCTTTGACGGCGTGTGCAATCTCTGCAACGCCTGGGTGAACTTCGTCATCGACCACGATCGGTCTGAGACGTTTTCTTTCGGAGCGCAGCAATCGGCCGGAGGACGGGCGGTGCTGGACACGCTGCGCTGGACCGGCCGGGATCTTGCCGGAATCATCCTCGTGGCGGACGGCCGGGCGTATACGGATTCGACGGCCATCCTTGAGATTTACAGGCGCCTCGGGAGTCCGTGGCGGTATTTCGCGCTTCTCCGGATCATTCCCCGGCCTGTGCGGGACGCGGTGTACCATTGGGTCGCGCGGCACCGGTACAAGTGGTTCGGGAAGTCCGAAACCTGCCGCGTGCCGACACCGCAGCTGCGGCGGCGCTTCCTGGCATAA
- a CDS encoding molybdopterin guanine dinucleotide-containing S/N-oxide reductase — MTSALRPHSSHWGVFTAEVRDGDRVTVHPHPLDPDPSPLLANIPGGVRHRTRVAQPMIRAGWLDHGPGPADGRGAEPFVPVGWPAAIRLLADELKRVIGQYGPQAIYGGSYGWGSAGRFHHAQSQVHRFLNCLGGYTRSVQTYSLGASRVILPHVIGTHDELLHSATAWPVITANTQLVVCFGGIPLKNAAVNSGGVTRHTVRGHLREAARRQVRFVQFSPLKDDLPEFLEAEWQPLVPGTDVAVMLALAHVLVTERLHDRDFLAKYCVGFERFERYLLGLDDGRPKSPEWAESLAQVPADTLRALARRMAACRTLVTVSWSLQRADHGEQVPWMGVVLAAMLGQIGLPGGGFGFGYGSVQAVGSPRSAPVPTLPQGSNPVETFIPVARISDMLLQPGEEYDYDGRRLRYPRIHLVYWCGGNPFHHHQNLGRLRRAFQRPDTIVVHEAFWTATARHADIVLPSTITLERDDIAASPNDGYLIAMHQAVPPYAASRNDYDIFAELSSRLGAGDPFSEGRTGAEWIRHLYEEWRESAAGVAAQAPPFDEFWRAGSVELPVGPDDAVLFSAFRQDPIRAPLATPSGRIEIFSARVHSFGYQDCPGHPAWLEPAEWLGSPLARRFPLVLIANNPRTRLHSQLDIGEFSQGAKIKGREPIRLHPEDAAVRGISDGDVVRVHNERGSCLAGAVISREIRRGVAQLSTGAWYDPLDPRASAPMCVHGNPNALTFDKGTSRLAQGCSGQQCLVEIERWEGALPPVTVLDPPAMERRHGL, encoded by the coding sequence GTGACATCCGCACTGCGTCCGCACAGCTCCCATTGGGGCGTCTTTACCGCGGAGGTCCGCGACGGCGACCGCGTGACGGTCCATCCGCATCCGCTGGACCCTGATCCGTCGCCGCTGCTTGCGAATATCCCCGGCGGCGTGCGGCACCGGACGCGCGTGGCGCAGCCGATGATCCGGGCGGGGTGGTTGGATCACGGCCCCGGGCCGGCGGACGGCCGCGGCGCGGAGCCGTTCGTCCCCGTCGGTTGGCCCGCGGCAATTCGATTGCTCGCGGACGAGCTCAAGCGCGTAATCGGTCAATACGGCCCGCAGGCCATTTATGGAGGATCTTACGGCTGGGGCAGCGCCGGGCGATTCCATCACGCCCAAAGCCAAGTCCATCGCTTTCTCAATTGTCTCGGCGGCTACACCCGCTCGGTTCAGACGTACAGCCTCGGCGCGTCGCGCGTCATCCTGCCCCACGTCATCGGCACGCACGACGAACTGCTCCACTCGGCGACGGCCTGGCCGGTCATCACGGCCAACACGCAGCTGGTCGTCTGCTTCGGCGGGATTCCCCTGAAGAACGCGGCGGTCAACTCCGGCGGGGTGACGCGGCACACCGTGCGCGGCCATTTGCGAGAGGCCGCCCGGCGGCAGGTGCGATTCGTGCAGTTCAGCCCGTTGAAGGATGACCTTCCGGAGTTTCTCGAGGCCGAATGGCAGCCGCTGGTGCCCGGCACCGACGTGGCCGTCATGCTGGCGCTCGCGCACGTGCTCGTCACGGAGCGATTGCACGATCGGGACTTTCTGGCCAAGTACTGCGTCGGGTTCGAGCGATTCGAACGCTATCTCCTCGGGCTCGACGACGGCCGGCCGAAGAGCCCCGAGTGGGCCGAGTCGCTGGCGCAGGTGCCGGCGGATACGCTGCGCGCGCTCGCCCGGCGGATGGCGGCGTGCCGCACGTTGGTGACGGTGAGCTGGTCGCTCCAGCGCGCCGATCACGGCGAGCAGGTGCCGTGGATGGGCGTCGTGCTTGCGGCCATGCTCGGACAGATCGGGCTGCCGGGCGGCGGGTTCGGCTTCGGGTACGGCTCGGTGCAGGCCGTGGGGTCGCCGCGCTCGGCGCCGGTGCCGACGCTCCCGCAGGGCTCGAACCCCGTCGAGACGTTCATCCCCGTGGCGCGAATTTCGGATATGCTGCTGCAACCGGGCGAGGAGTACGATTACGACGGGCGGCGCCTCCGGTACCCCCGGATCCACCTTGTCTACTGGTGCGGGGGCAACCCGTTTCACCATCATCAGAACCTCGGACGGCTCCGCCGCGCGTTTCAGCGTCCGGACACGATTGTGGTGCACGAGGCATTCTGGACGGCCACAGCGCGCCATGCCGACATCGTCCTTCCGTCCACCATCACGCTCGAGCGCGACGACATCGCCGCCTCGCCCAACGACGGCTACCTGATCGCGATGCACCAGGCGGTGCCGCCGTACGCGGCCTCGCGAAACGACTACGATATTTTCGCCGAGCTCTCGTCGAGGCTCGGGGCCGGTGACCCGTTTTCCGAGGGACGCACGGGAGCGGAGTGGATCCGGCATCTCTACGAGGAGTGGCGGGAGTCCGCCGCGGGAGTCGCGGCCCAGGCGCCGCCGTTCGACGAGTTTTGGCGCGCCGGCAGCGTCGAGCTGCCGGTCGGCCCGGACGACGCGGTGCTCTTTTCGGCGTTCCGGCAGGATCCCATCCGCGCGCCGCTCGCCACCCCGAGCGGCCGGATCGAGATCTTTTCAGCCAGAGTCCACAGTTTCGGCTACCAGGACTGCCCCGGTCATCCGGCATGGCTCGAGCCCGCCGAATGGCTGGGCTCTCCGCTCGCCCGCCGGTTCCCGCTCGTCCTCATTGCCAACAACCCGAGGACCCGGCTGCACAGCCAGTTGGATATCGGGGAGTTCAGTCAGGGGGCGAAGATCAAGGGGAGGGAGCCGATTCGTCTCCACCCCGAGGACGCCGCCGTCCGCGGAATCTCGGACGGCGACGTCGTGCGCGTGCACAACGAACGCGGAAGCTGCCTGGCGGGCGCCGTCATCAGCCGCGAGATTCGACGGGGCGTGGCGCAGCTCTCCACCGGCGCCTGGTACGATCCGCTCGACCCTCGAGCCTCCGCGCCGATGTGCGTCCACGGGAACCCGAACGCCCTGACGTTCGACAAAGGCACGTCCCGGCTCGCGCAGGGATGCAGCGGTCAGCAGTGTCTGGTAGAAATCGAGCGGTGGGAGGGCGCGCTTCCGCCGGTCACCGTGCTCGACCCGCCCGCGATGGAACGCAGGCACGGCCTCTGA
- a CDS encoding isochorismatase family cysteine hydrolase — translation MIIYKGRQIPETFEEIVDPRHTALIVHEMRNDLREIGAADKDGKMIRIDFDSIVAPIGRLLAAARDKNMRIIFAGYMGHSTESLYSDVMVWRHHKRLLDPKTAPAAPGVVEKSRGWQVIDELKPRETEIILAKPRVDCFIGTNLELLLRWNGIRTIVIAGVGAEVGILPTTFHAINLGFFVAAPADCIRGTAREWTGDAMKFIGGNEHGPLALVQPSSDIIAAWERY, via the coding sequence GTGATTATCTACAAAGGCCGGCAGATTCCGGAGACCTTCGAAGAGATTGTCGATCCGCGGCACACCGCCCTCATCGTCCACGAGATGCGGAACGATCTGCGGGAGATTGGAGCGGCCGACAAGGACGGGAAGATGATTCGCATCGATTTCGACTCCATCGTCGCCCCGATCGGGAGACTTCTCGCGGCCGCGAGGGACAAGAACATGCGAATCATCTTTGCCGGGTACATGGGGCACTCGACCGAAAGCCTGTATTCGGATGTGATGGTCTGGCGGCATCACAAACGGCTGCTGGACCCTAAGACCGCGCCGGCGGCTCCGGGCGTGGTCGAGAAGAGCCGCGGGTGGCAGGTCATCGATGAGCTCAAGCCGCGGGAGACGGAGATCATCCTGGCGAAGCCGCGCGTCGACTGCTTTATCGGCACCAACTTGGAGCTCTTGCTGCGGTGGAACGGCATTCGGACGATCGTCATCGCCGGCGTGGGCGCGGAGGTGGGCATCCTGCCCACGACCTTCCACGCGATCAACCTGGGCTTCTTCGTCGCGGCGCCGGCGGACTGCATCCGGGGGACGGCGCGGGAGTGGACGGGCGACGCGATGAAGTTCATCGGCGGCAACGAGCACGGCCCGCTGGCCCTTGTGCAGCCGTCGTCCGACATCATCGCGGCGTGGGAACGGTACTGA
- a CDS encoding DUF1116 domain-containing protein — protein MTERQAAAPVSGAGPARRAANATALERLTGGHPFLVDVRPAIEVVPGMRPDLVLHAGPPLAWDEMVPPMQAAVAGALVYGGRCRTLDEAAALARDGRVQLAPAHDHGMVGPMAGVVSATMPVFVVRNETYGNVAFATINEGLGRVLRFGANDDSVLTRLAWIRDVLAPSLGAALRRSGPIDLRQMIGEALHRGDEAHNRNKAGTALFVRHVAPHLCRALAGDVAAQCLEFIGGNDHFFLNLSIAHSKAVTDAVGTVAGSSLVTAMAGNGVRFGLRVAGLGAAWITAPPDPPVGRMFEGFSQSDGVPLMGDSYVSEVAGVGAFALAAAPAIAGFIGGRAGEMVAHTQRMYGITAGEHPAFTIPALDFRGTPVGIDVDRVVATGVRPILNTGIAGRRPGVGQVGAGIASAPLACFVDAAARLAR, from the coding sequence ATGACGGAACGGCAGGCGGCGGCGCCGGTCTCCGGCGCGGGCCCGGCCCGGCGGGCGGCCAACGCGACCGCGCTCGAGCGGCTGACCGGCGGCCATCCGTTTCTCGTCGACGTCCGGCCGGCGATCGAGGTGGTGCCGGGTATGCGTCCGGACCTCGTGCTGCATGCCGGTCCGCCGCTCGCGTGGGACGAGATGGTGCCGCCGATGCAGGCGGCCGTTGCGGGCGCCCTGGTGTACGGCGGGCGCTGCCGCACGCTGGACGAGGCGGCGGCGCTCGCGCGCGACGGCCGCGTCCAGCTTGCGCCGGCCCACGATCACGGCATGGTGGGCCCCATGGCCGGCGTCGTCTCCGCGACGATGCCGGTCTTCGTCGTGCGCAACGAGACATACGGCAACGTCGCCTTCGCCACGATCAACGAAGGGCTCGGCCGCGTGCTCCGGTTTGGCGCAAACGACGACTCGGTCCTCACCCGGCTCGCCTGGATCCGCGACGTGCTCGCGCCGTCGCTCGGGGCGGCGCTCCGGCGCAGCGGCCCGATCGACCTGCGCCAGATGATCGGAGAGGCGCTGCACCGGGGCGACGAAGCCCACAACCGTAACAAGGCGGGGACGGCGCTCTTCGTCCGGCACGTCGCGCCGCATCTCTGCCGCGCCCTTGCAGGCGACGTGGCGGCGCAGTGTCTGGAGTTCATCGGCGGCAACGACCACTTCTTCCTCAACCTGTCGATCGCGCACAGCAAGGCCGTCACCGACGCCGTCGGGACGGTCGCCGGGAGCAGTCTCGTCACCGCGATGGCCGGAAACGGCGTACGGTTCGGCCTGCGGGTCGCGGGTCTCGGCGCGGCGTGGATCACCGCGCCCCCCGATCCGCCGGTGGGACGGATGTTCGAGGGGTTCTCGCAGAGCGACGGGGTGCCGCTGATGGGCGACTCCTACGTCTCCGAGGTGGCGGGCGTCGGGGCGTTTGCGCTGGCCGCGGCGCCGGCGATCGCCGGCTTCATCGGCGGGCGGGCCGGCGAGATGGTGGCGCACACGCAGCGGATGTACGGGATCACGGCCGGCGAGCATCCGGCGTTTACCATCCCCGCGCTCGATTTCCGCGGCACGCCGGTGGGGATCGATGTCGACCGCGTCGTCGCGACGGGCGTCAGGCCCATCCTCAACACCGGGATCGCCGGCCGGCGGCCGGGCGTCGGGCAGGTCGGCGCCGGCATCGCGTCGGCGCCGCTGGCGTGCTTCGTCGACGCCGCGGCGCGTCTGGCCCGATGA
- a CDS encoding xanthine dehydrogenase family protein molybdopterin-binding subunit, producing MAAPTISSPAYAAVGTRRPRIDAAAFARGAARYATDMAVPGMLHCRLLYAQQAPARITRVDVEAARRLPGVEAVVTAADAPAMPATGMSIAARHLFARDDVRTVADVIAAVAAVDDETGRRAVELIEVEYEDLPGAHTLDAACDPSAPLVHPGKAEYAGAQWLKRYRVAEPGNVATHFRLRKGDAAAARARAPVVVEGRFQTQRMEHFSMEPHAAVVNYDPATQRVTLWASTGKPFRTIIQMGELLRLPMNRVNAVYVPTGGDFGGKGEVTIEPYCAVLSMKTGRPVKGVYTREEEFFAATCKTPFDIRMALGTDRDGLLLFSEGDLRLDTGAYNSMSAMVSAFASILFEGPYVVPNVSVDARCVFTHNVMSGSFRGFGSPQVAFAREGLLDEAAARLGLDPMELRLRNAWQTGAVTVTGQILHAARHSVTVRDTIAAAAAAAGWKARRAARETPAVREAAGPRIRRGIGMATAHHALGGPAVIGTDTATAFVKANPDGSVTLLTGAADVGQGIDTALSQLVGEELRLPADRIAIAMKVTDGVPDDQGASASRTMYSVGNATRAAAVNLKEKLLAIAAEMLEADRQDLEWGQAAVTVRGTPARALTMTDVVHYSMRRRGEQPIGTGVHHGHGVPLDERGQGEVQSFEYSTQIAEVEVDCDTGVVRVLRLVNAQEVGRAINPLIVEGQIEGGMVMGLGFALLEEVVCRDGQVLNPYAFDYRVPRAEDMPEITTVLLEHRDPIGPYGAKGCGEICMDPTAAAIANAVADAIGARVMSLPITPEKVLRAIRERVPDGRAE from the coding sequence ATGGCCGCCCCGACGATCTCGTCCCCAGCCTACGCCGCCGTCGGCACGCGCCGGCCGCGGATCGACGCGGCCGCTTTTGCGCGGGGCGCCGCCCGGTACGCTACGGACATGGCGGTGCCGGGCATGCTGCACTGCCGGCTGCTCTACGCGCAGCAGGCGCCGGCGCGGATCACCCGCGTCGACGTCGAGGCTGCCCGGCGCCTGCCGGGAGTGGAGGCGGTGGTCACGGCCGCCGACGCGCCGGCGATGCCGGCGACGGGCATGAGCATCGCCGCGCGTCATCTGTTCGCGCGCGACGACGTGCGAACCGTCGCGGACGTGATCGCGGCGGTCGCCGCGGTCGACGACGAGACCGGGCGCCGCGCCGTCGAGTTGATCGAGGTCGAGTACGAAGATCTGCCCGGCGCCCACACGCTCGACGCGGCGTGCGACCCCTCGGCCCCGCTCGTCCATCCCGGCAAGGCCGAGTACGCCGGCGCGCAGTGGCTCAAGCGCTACCGGGTCGCGGAGCCGGGCAACGTCGCCACCCACTTCCGGCTCCGGAAGGGCGACGCCGCCGCCGCGCGGGCGCGCGCGCCCGTCGTGGTGGAGGGCCGGTTCCAGACGCAGCGCATGGAGCATTTTTCGATGGAGCCCCACGCCGCCGTCGTGAACTACGACCCCGCCACGCAGCGCGTCACGCTGTGGGCGTCGACCGGCAAGCCGTTCCGGACGATCATCCAGATGGGCGAACTGCTGCGCCTGCCGATGAACCGGGTCAACGCGGTGTACGTGCCGACCGGCGGCGACTTCGGCGGCAAAGGCGAGGTCACGATCGAGCCGTACTGCGCCGTCCTCTCGATGAAGACCGGCCGGCCGGTGAAGGGCGTGTACACGCGGGAGGAAGAGTTTTTCGCCGCGACCTGCAAGACGCCGTTCGACATCCGGATGGCCCTCGGGACGGACCGGGACGGACTCCTGCTCTTCAGCGAGGGCGACCTGCGGCTCGACACCGGCGCCTACAACTCGATGTCGGCGATGGTCTCCGCGTTCGCGTCGATCTTGTTCGAAGGTCCCTACGTCGTTCCGAACGTGTCCGTGGACGCGCGGTGCGTCTTCACGCACAACGTGATGAGCGGGTCGTTTCGGGGGTTCGGCAGCCCGCAGGTCGCGTTCGCGCGCGAAGGGCTGCTCGACGAGGCCGCCGCGCGCCTCGGCCTCGACCCGATGGAGCTCCGCCTCCGGAACGCCTGGCAGACCGGCGCGGTCACGGTGACCGGGCAGATCCTGCACGCCGCGCGCCACAGCGTGACCGTCCGCGACACGATCGCGGCCGCCGCCGCCGCCGCCGGCTGGAAGGCGCGGCGGGCGGCCCGCGAGACCCCGGCGGTGCGTGAGGCCGCGGGCCCGCGAATCCGGCGGGGGATCGGGATGGCCACGGCGCACCACGCCCTCGGCGGCCCCGCGGTCATCGGCACGGACACGGCGACCGCCTTCGTCAAGGCAAATCCCGACGGGAGCGTGACGCTGCTGACCGGCGCGGCCGACGTCGGGCAGGGCATCGACACCGCGCTGAGCCAGCTCGTGGGCGAGGAGCTGCGGCTGCCGGCGGACCGCATCGCCATCGCGATGAAGGTCACCGACGGCGTGCCCGACGACCAGGGCGCCTCGGCCAGCCGTACCATGTACTCGGTCGGCAACGCGACGCGCGCCGCGGCGGTCAACCTCAAAGAGAAGCTGCTCGCGATCGCCGCGGAGATGCTGGAAGCGGACCGCCAGGATCTGGAATGGGGCCAGGCCGCGGTCACGGTCCGCGGGACGCCGGCGCGCGCGCTCACAATGACGGACGTCGTCCACTACTCGATGCGCCGCCGCGGCGAGCAGCCGATCGGGACGGGGGTGCACCACGGCCACGGGGTGCCGCTCGACGAACGCGGCCAGGGCGAAGTGCAGAGCTTCGAGTATTCGACGCAGATCGCCGAAGTCGAAGTCGATTGCGACACCGGCGTGGTGCGGGTGCTGCGGCTCGTCAATGCCCAGGAGGTCGGCCGGGCCATCAACCCGCTCATCGTTGAAGGCCAGATCGAGGGCGGCATGGTGATGGGGCTCGGGTTCGCGCTCCTGGAAGAGGTCGTCTGCCGCGACGGGCAGGTGCTGAATCCCTACGCGTTCGACTACCGGGTGCCGCGCGCGGAAGACATGCCCGAGATCACGACGGTGCTTTTGGAGCACCGCGATCCGATCGGCCCCTACGGCGCGAAGGGCTGCGGGGAGATCTGCATGGATCCGACGGCCGCGGCAATCGCGAACGCGGTGGCCGACGCGATCGGGGCGCGGGTGATGTCGCTCCCGATCACGCCGGAGAAGGTGCTGCGGGCGATCCGCGAGCGTGTGCCGGACGGCCGGGCGGAGTAG
- a CDS encoding cation transporter, which translates to MNTEVAAIRSGIRVEWLTIGWMVVEAAVSIGAGIAAGSIALIAFGVDSVIELVSAGTLLWRLRLEDAGAAPPALIERAERQASRVVGASLLLLAVYVVLQSGYDLWTRAVPERSLPGIALAAAALLVMPALVRTKRRIAAAINSPALRGDAACGVVCVYMAATLLAGLVLRAAFGWWWADPVAALGIVYFIVREGREALAGESACGCCE; encoded by the coding sequence GTGAACACCGAAGTCGCGGCAATTCGGAGCGGGATCCGGGTCGAATGGCTGACCATCGGCTGGATGGTGGTCGAGGCGGCCGTGAGCATCGGCGCGGGGATTGCCGCCGGCAGCATCGCGCTGATCGCATTCGGCGTCGACAGCGTCATCGAGCTGGTGTCCGCGGGCACGCTGCTGTGGCGGCTTCGGCTCGAGGACGCGGGCGCGGCCCCTCCGGCCCTGATCGAACGCGCGGAGCGTCAGGCCTCGCGCGTCGTCGGCGCCAGCCTGCTGCTGCTGGCTGTCTACGTGGTGCTCCAATCAGGGTACGACTTGTGGACGCGCGCGGTCCCGGAACGCTCGCTGCCCGGAATTGCGCTGGCCGCCGCCGCCCTGCTGGTCATGCCGGCGCTCGTCCGGACGAAGCGGCGGATCGCGGCGGCGATCAACAGCCCGGCGCTGCGCGGCGACGCGGCCTGCGGCGTGGTCTGCGTGTATATGGCGGCGACGCTGCTCGCCGGTCTCGTGCTGCGCGCGGCGTTCGGATGGTGGTGGGCCGACCCCGTTGCCGCGCTCGGCATCGTCTACTTCATCGTTCGCGAGGGCCGCGAAGCGCTCGCGGGGGAGAGCGCGTGCGGCTGCTGCGAGTGA
- a CDS encoding xanthine dehydrogenase family protein subunit M, giving the protein MLQPFQLHEPTTVPEASGLLARLGDEGRIYAGGTELLLAMKQGLLRYRHLVNIKHLGLETVAFDEGAGRLRLGATATHRAVERSAVVGGRYPMLASMERHLANVRVRAVGTVGGNLSFAEPHSDLATVLLLYNATVTVGGAAGRRTIGVADLLLDAYTTALAPDELLLEIEVPALPAGAGADYRKFAFFERPSVGVGAVVIPSAGGGGIAEARVAVGCVGPVPRRVAEAEVALAGAPLRGAAFERAVGQAAEAVRRACDPVDDLYGSAGYKRHLAGVFAERALTAACAHAVAGGQG; this is encoded by the coding sequence GTGCTGCAGCCGTTCCAGCTTCACGAGCCGACCACAGTGCCCGAGGCATCGGGCCTGCTGGCCCGACTCGGCGACGAAGGCCGCATCTACGCCGGCGGCACGGAACTGCTGCTGGCGATGAAGCAGGGGCTGCTGCGCTACCGGCACCTGGTCAACATCAAACACCTCGGACTGGAGACGGTCGCGTTCGACGAGGGGGCCGGGCGGCTGCGTCTCGGCGCAACCGCCACCCACCGCGCGGTCGAGCGCTCGGCGGTCGTCGGCGGGCGCTACCCGATGCTGGCGTCGATGGAGCGGCACCTGGCGAACGTCCGGGTGCGCGCGGTCGGCACGGTGGGCGGCAACCTGTCCTTCGCCGAGCCGCATTCCGATCTCGCGACCGTGCTGCTGCTGTACAACGCGACGGTCACCGTCGGCGGCGCGGCCGGCCGGCGGACAATCGGCGTCGCGGACCTGCTCCTGGACGCGTACACGACGGCGCTCGCGCCCGACGAGCTGCTGCTGGAGATCGAGGTGCCGGCGTTGCCCGCGGGGGCCGGCGCCGACTACCGCAAGTTCGCGTTCTTCGAGCGGCCGTCGGTGGGCGTCGGCGCGGTGGTGATCCCGTCGGCCGGCGGCGGCGGGATCGCGGAGGCCCGCGTGGCCGTCGGCTGCGTGGGCCCCGTCCCCCGGCGCGTCGCGGAGGCGGAAGTCGCGCTGGCCGGGGCGCCGCTGCGAGGCGCCGCGTTCGAGCGCGCGGTCGGGCAGGCCGCCGAGGCGGTGCGCCGCGCCTGCGACCCGGTGGACGATCTCTACGGCTCGGCCGGCTACAAACGGCATCTGGCCGGCGTGTTCGCGGAGCGCGCCCTGACCGCGGCCTGCGCCCACGCCGTTGCGGGAGGACAGGGATGA